The following coding sequences are from one Aeromicrobium duanguangcaii window:
- a CDS encoding FGGY-family carbohydrate kinase, translated as MSSSGGASPVSIGVDLGTQSVKVLAVDLDGRVLAEAARPLTSTRDGVRHEQDPQEWLAATVAATADAVGRLDAAQRAAIAAVSLCGTSGTVIEVDAAGRPVGPAIMYDDARAAAEAAEVAAADPARWDRLGYRIQPSWGVTTIVHAARQGLPAGHRFAHQPDVVAAAMCGGPVATDWSSALKSGYDLLELAWPTDVLSGLGVDPGTLPEVVAPGAPLGAVGADWAERTGIAAGTPVVGGMTDGCASQLGAGAIGEGDWHCVIGTTLVLKGVTATPLKDDGGAVYSHRSPVPGRWLPGGASSVGAGALAALLPGADLAGLTAQAQQLWDKGAAVVPAYPLTGTGERFPFVRPDAQGFALVDGVERELSVLGYGADAYLSVIVGVAALERTCLDVLASAGGSVDGRYSTSGGGTRSDLWNQVRADLLERPVTIPRSAEPAVGAAILAASSIVGAETESDWTALVRRMSGVAAVVEPRPESSERLLQVHGRLADAWRARGWLA; from the coding sequence ATGAGCAGTTCCGGTGGCGCGAGCCCCGTCAGCATCGGCGTGGACCTGGGGACGCAGAGCGTCAAGGTCCTCGCCGTCGATCTCGACGGCCGGGTCCTGGCCGAGGCGGCGCGACCGCTGACCAGCACCCGCGACGGGGTCCGCCACGAGCAGGACCCGCAGGAGTGGCTGGCCGCGACGGTCGCCGCGACCGCCGACGCGGTGGGCCGGCTCGACGCCGCCCAGCGGGCCGCCATCGCCGCGGTGTCCCTGTGCGGCACCTCCGGCACCGTGATCGAGGTCGATGCCGCGGGCCGCCCCGTCGGGCCGGCGATCATGTACGACGACGCCCGCGCCGCGGCCGAGGCGGCCGAGGTGGCCGCCGCCGACCCCGCCCGCTGGGACCGGCTCGGCTACCGCATCCAGCCCAGCTGGGGCGTCACGACGATCGTCCACGCGGCGCGCCAGGGGCTGCCCGCGGGACACCGCTTCGCCCACCAGCCGGACGTCGTGGCCGCGGCCATGTGCGGCGGCCCGGTCGCGACCGACTGGAGCAGCGCGCTCAAGAGCGGCTATGACCTGCTCGAGCTGGCCTGGCCCACCGACGTCCTCTCCGGGCTGGGCGTCGACCCGGGCACCCTCCCCGAGGTCGTGGCGCCCGGTGCGCCGCTGGGCGCTGTCGGGGCGGACTGGGCCGAGCGCACCGGCATCGCGGCGGGCACGCCCGTCGTGGGCGGCATGACCGACGGCTGTGCCTCGCAGCTGGGCGCCGGTGCGATCGGTGAGGGCGACTGGCACTGCGTCATCGGCACGACCCTCGTGCTCAAGGGTGTGACCGCGACGCCGCTGAAGGACGACGGTGGCGCGGTCTACTCGCACCGCTCGCCCGTCCCGGGCCGGTGGCTGCCCGGTGGCGCGTCGAGCGTCGGCGCGGGTGCGCTGGCCGCGCTCCTGCCCGGTGCCGACCTGGCCGGCCTCACGGCGCAGGCGCAGCAGCTCTGGGACAAGGGCGCGGCCGTCGTGCCGGCCTACCCGCTGACGGGCACCGGCGAGCGGTTCCCGTTCGTGCGCCCCGACGCCCAGGGCTTCGCGCTGGTCGACGGCGTCGAGCGCGAGCTCTCCGTCCTCGGCTACGGAGCCGACGCGTACCTCTCGGTGATCGTCGGCGTGGCCGCGCTCGAGCGGACGTGCCTGGACGTGCTGGCCTCCGCCGGCGGATCGGTCGACGGCCGGTACAGCACCTCGGGCGGTGGCACCCGCAGCGACCTGTGGAACCAGGTGCGCGCCGATCTGCTCGAGCGTCCGGTCACGATCCCCCGCTCGGCCGAGCCGGCGGTGGGCGCGGCGATCCTGGCGGCGTCGTCGATCGTCGGCGCCGAGACCGAGTCCGACTGGACCGCGCTGGTCCGCCGGATGTCCGGAGTCGCGGCGGTCGTCGAGCCGCGACCGGAGTCGTCCGAGCGACTGCTGCAGGTGCACGGCCGACTGGCCGACGCCTGGCGTGCCCGAGGATGGCTGGCATGA
- a CDS encoding histidine phosphatase family protein: protein MTSVIHLARHGETVWHAENRYAGSSDVGLTERGMEQARALGAWAAAHGPLTVHSSDLSRAVVTATPAAEALGLELHVRPALREVDFGQGEGLTRTEMAERFPDDLARFLERPAESPLPGGEAGRAAVERALPELRSLASQSETPALVVMHSTLLRLVLCTLVGIDPNRYRTVMPRVRNVAVTTLELADDGRSAALLGFNVPV, encoded by the coding sequence ATGACCTCGGTGATCCACCTGGCGCGGCACGGCGAGACGGTGTGGCACGCGGAGAACCGGTACGCCGGCTCCTCCGACGTCGGCCTCACCGAGCGCGGGATGGAACAGGCCCGCGCGCTGGGCGCCTGGGCCGCCGCCCACGGACCCCTCACCGTGCACAGCTCGGACCTGAGCCGCGCCGTCGTGACGGCGACCCCCGCGGCCGAGGCGCTGGGGCTGGAGCTTCACGTGCGCCCCGCGTTGCGCGAGGTCGACTTCGGACAGGGCGAGGGCCTGACCCGGACCGAGATGGCCGAGCGGTTCCCCGACGACCTCGCCCGCTTCCTGGAGCGTCCCGCCGAGTCGCCGTTGCCCGGTGGCGAGGCCGGCCGGGCAGCCGTCGAGCGCGCGCTGCCCGAGCTGCGCTCCTTGGCATCGCAGTCCGAGACGCCCGCGCTGGTCGTCATGCACTCGACGCTGCTGCGCCTCGTGCTGTGCACGCTGGTGGGCATCGATCCGAACCGGTATCGCACGGTCATGCCGCGGGTGCGCAACGTCGCGGTGACGACCCTCGAGCTCGCCGACGACGGTCGATCCGCTGCCCTGCTGGGGTTCAACGTCCCGGTCTGA
- the gyrB gene encoding DNA topoisomerase (ATP-hydrolyzing) subunit B, giving the protein MTHAPETPSTYDASNIQVLEGLEAVRKRPGMYIGSTGERGLHHLVYEVVDNSVDEALAGYATEILVVLQADGGVKVVDDGRGIPVDEHPEEKIPAVTLVLTSLHAGGKFGGGGYKVSGGLHGVGVSVVNALSTKLYVEVKRDGYRWTQSFTYGVPDGELVREEETDETGTTTTFYASDTIFETTTYDYETLKTRFREMAFLNKGLQLTLRDERSESTDETEGVVDDVEREVTFRYDGGLVDYVNYINVGSKAPIHRDVISLERDDEAHGLSLELAMQWNDSFSESVHTFANTINTHEGGTHEEGFRAALTTTVNRFAETNNLIKRKEDRLTGDDIREGLTAIISIKLAEPQFEGQTKTKLGNTEAKGFVQQVLNDELGAWFERNPAEGKTIVRKSIDAAAARVAARKARDLARNRKGFGSGGGLPGKLIDCSSRNPEECEIFVVEGNSAGGSARNGRNPATQAILPLRGKILNVEKARIDKILQNAEVQAIISALGTGVHEDFDIAKLRYHKIVLMADADVDGQHITTLLLTLLFRFMKPLIDAGHVYLAQPPLYKIKWTNHHHELAYSDSERDAVVAAGLDAGYRLPNTAPVQRYKGLGEMNASELWETTMDPDGRLLRQVTLADAAAADEIFTILMGEDVDQRRSFIQRNAKDVRFLDI; this is encoded by the coding sequence GTGACCCACGCGCCCGAGACACCCAGCACGTACGACGCGAGCAACATTCAGGTCCTGGAAGGGCTCGAGGCGGTCCGCAAGCGACCGGGCATGTACATCGGCTCCACCGGCGAGCGCGGCCTGCACCACCTCGTCTACGAGGTCGTCGACAACTCCGTCGACGAGGCCCTCGCCGGCTACGCCACCGAGATCCTCGTGGTGCTGCAGGCCGACGGTGGCGTCAAGGTCGTCGACGACGGTCGTGGCATCCCGGTCGACGAGCACCCCGAGGAGAAGATCCCCGCGGTCACCCTGGTGCTCACCTCGCTGCACGCCGGCGGCAAGTTCGGCGGCGGCGGCTACAAGGTCTCCGGCGGTCTGCACGGGGTCGGCGTCTCGGTCGTGAACGCGCTGTCGACCAAGCTGTACGTCGAGGTCAAGCGCGACGGGTACCGCTGGACGCAGTCCTTCACGTACGGCGTCCCGGACGGGGAGCTGGTGCGCGAGGAGGAGACCGACGAGACCGGCACCACCACGACCTTCTACGCCTCGGACACCATCTTCGAGACCACGACCTACGACTACGAGACGCTCAAGACGCGCTTCCGTGAGATGGCCTTCCTGAACAAGGGCCTGCAGTTGACGCTGCGCGACGAGCGCAGCGAGAGCACCGACGAGACCGAGGGCGTCGTCGACGACGTCGAGCGCGAGGTCACCTTCCGCTATGACGGCGGCCTGGTCGACTACGTGAACTACATCAACGTCGGCAGCAAGGCGCCGATCCACCGCGACGTCATCAGCCTCGAGCGCGACGACGAGGCGCACGGCCTGTCGCTCGAGCTGGCGATGCAGTGGAACGACAGCTTCAGCGAGTCGGTCCACACGTTCGCCAACACGATCAACACGCACGAGGGCGGCACGCACGAGGAAGGCTTCCGCGCGGCGCTGACCACCACGGTCAACCGCTTCGCCGAGACCAACAACCTCATCAAGCGCAAGGAAGACCGCCTCACCGGCGACGACATCCGCGAGGGCCTGACCGCGATCATCTCGATCAAGCTGGCCGAGCCGCAGTTCGAGGGTCAGACCAAGACCAAGCTCGGCAACACCGAGGCCAAGGGCTTCGTCCAGCAGGTCCTCAACGACGAGCTCGGCGCCTGGTTCGAGCGCAACCCCGCCGAGGGCAAGACGATCGTCCGCAAGTCGATCGACGCCGCCGCGGCCCGTGTCGCCGCCCGCAAGGCCCGCGACCTGGCCCGCAACCGCAAGGGCTTCGGCTCCGGCGGCGGTCTGCCCGGCAAGCTGATCGACTGCTCCAGCCGCAACCCGGAGGAGTGCGAGATCTTCGTGGTCGAGGGCAACTCGGCCGGCGGCTCGGCGCGCAACGGACGCAATCCCGCGACGCAGGCGATCCTGCCGTTGCGCGGCAAGATCCTCAACGTCGAGAAGGCCCGGATCGACAAGATCCTGCAGAACGCCGAGGTCCAGGCGATCATCAGCGCGCTCGGCACCGGCGTCCACGAGGACTTCGACATCGCCAAGCTGCGCTATCACAAGATCGTGCTGATGGCCGACGCCGACGTCGACGGCCAGCACATCACCACGCTGCTGCTGACGCTGCTGTTCCGGTTCATGAAGCCGCTCATCGACGCCGGGCACGTGTACCTGGCGCAGCCGCCGCTGTACAAGATCAAGTGGACGAACCACCACCACGAGCTGGCCTACTCCGACTCCGAGCGCGACGCCGTGGTGGCGGCCGGACTCGACGCCGGCTACCGCCTGCCGAACACGGCCCCGGTCCAGCGATACAAGGGTCTGGGCGAGATGAACGCCAGCGAGCTGTGGGAGACCACGATGGACCCCGACGGCCGCCTGCTGCGTCAGGTCACGCTGGCCGACGCGGCCGCCGCCGACGAGATCTTCACCATCCTCATGGGCGAGGACGTCGACCAGCGACGCTCGTTCATCCAGCGGAACGCCAAGGACGTCCGCTTCCTCGACATCTGA
- the gyrA gene encoding DNA gyrase subunit A — MTDSPIETDRTEPVELQDEMQRSYIDYAMSVIVSRALPDVRDGLKPVHRRVLYAMYDGGYRPDRGFNKCSRIVGDVMGQYHPHGDSAIYDTLVRLAQPWVMRAPMISGQGNFGSPGDDPAAAMRYTECKLAPIAMEMVKDIDEETVDFKANYDGRSQEPTVLPARIPNLLVNGSAGIAVGMATNIPPHNLREVAEGVQWALKHPEASREELLEALLERIKGPDFPTDGLIVGTSGIEDMYRTGRGSVPMRAVVSIEEDTKGRMQLVVTELPYQVNPDGLMRKIADLAQSGRVQGISDLRDESSDRAGRRIVIEIRRDAVARVVLNNLYKHTDLQTNFSANMLAIVDDVPRTLTLDGFISHWITHQISVIRRRTEYRLRKAEERAHILRGLVKALDLLDDVIALIRRSPTVDEARQGLMELLAIDELQATAILDMQLRRLAALERQKIIDDLAAIEQEIAAYKLILASEARQREIVGEELAVIVDKYGDDRRTKIIAADGDLSDEDLIPDEDLVVTITKGGYAKRTKTDLYRVQNRGGKGVRGASLRGEDVVEHVFSTTAHHWILFFTTAGRVYRAKAYHLPEGGRDARGGHVAGLLAFQPDEEIAQVLAIRDYEQAPYLVLATKRGLVKKTRLTDYNSPRQAGVIAINFRDEDDELVGAELVSPEDDILLISRKAQSIRFRADDEQLRPMGRATSGVTGMKFRDDDSLLSMTVIKAGADEEGKDDESQQLYVFTVTDGGFAKKTRIDEYRVQGRGGLGIKAMQITESRGELVGGLVLRDDDDVISVTEHGQITRSLVSGVPVKGRGTMGVSFVKFKGNDRVVTIARNTDLTVEDAAEPAEESNVSGDDSD; from the coding sequence GTGACCGACTCCCCGATCGAAACCGACCGCACCGAACCGGTCGAGCTGCAGGACGAGATGCAGCGGTCGTACATCGACTACGCGATGAGCGTCATCGTCTCTCGTGCGTTGCCCGACGTGCGCGACGGCCTCAAGCCGGTGCACCGCCGTGTCCTGTACGCGATGTACGACGGTGGCTACCGTCCCGACCGCGGTTTCAACAAGTGCAGCCGCATCGTCGGTGACGTCATGGGTCAGTACCACCCGCACGGCGACTCGGCGATCTACGACACCCTCGTGCGTCTCGCGCAGCCGTGGGTGATGCGGGCGCCGATGATCAGCGGCCAGGGCAACTTCGGCTCGCCGGGCGACGATCCCGCGGCCGCCATGCGGTACACCGAGTGCAAGCTCGCGCCGATCGCCATGGAGATGGTCAAGGACATCGACGAGGAGACCGTCGACTTCAAGGCCAACTACGACGGCCGCTCGCAGGAGCCGACCGTCCTGCCGGCGCGCATCCCGAACCTGCTGGTCAACGGCTCGGCCGGCATCGCGGTCGGCATGGCCACGAACATCCCGCCGCACAACCTGCGCGAGGTCGCCGAGGGCGTCCAGTGGGCGCTCAAGCACCCCGAGGCCTCCCGCGAGGAGCTCCTCGAGGCCCTGCTGGAGCGCATCAAGGGCCCCGACTTCCCGACCGACGGCCTGATCGTCGGCACCAGCGGCATCGAGGACATGTACCGCACGGGTCGCGGCTCGGTCCCGATGCGCGCCGTGGTCAGCATCGAGGAGGACACCAAGGGACGGATGCAGCTCGTCGTCACCGAGCTGCCCTACCAGGTGAACCCGGACGGCCTGATGCGCAAGATCGCCGACCTCGCCCAGAGCGGCCGGGTCCAGGGCATCAGCGACCTGCGCGACGAGTCCAGCGATCGCGCCGGCCGCCGCATCGTCATCGAGATCCGCCGCGACGCCGTGGCGCGGGTCGTGCTGAACAACCTCTACAAGCACACCGACCTGCAGACGAACTTCAGCGCGAACATGCTGGCGATCGTCGACGACGTGCCGCGCACGTTGACCCTCGACGGGTTCATCTCGCACTGGATCACCCACCAGATCAGCGTCATCCGGCGCCGCACCGAGTACCGCCTGCGCAAGGCCGAGGAGCGCGCCCACATCCTGCGCGGCCTGGTCAAGGCCCTCGACCTGCTCGACGACGTCATCGCGCTGATCCGGCGCAGCCCCACCGTCGACGAGGCGCGCCAGGGTCTGATGGAGCTGCTCGCCATCGATGAGCTCCAGGCCACCGCCATCCTCGACATGCAGCTGCGTCGTCTGGCCGCCCTCGAGCGCCAGAAGATCATCGACGACCTCGCCGCCATCGAGCAGGAGATCGCCGCCTACAAGCTGATCCTGGCCAGCGAGGCCCGCCAGCGCGAGATCGTCGGCGAGGAGCTGGCCGTCATCGTCGACAAGTACGGCGATGACCGACGCACCAAGATCATCGCCGCCGACGGCGACCTGTCCGACGAGGACCTCATCCCCGACGAGGATCTGGTCGTCACGATCACCAAGGGCGGCTACGCCAAGCGCACCAAGACCGACCTGTACCGGGTCCAGAACCGCGGCGGCAAGGGCGTGCGCGGTGCGTCGCTGCGTGGCGAGGACGTCGTCGAGCACGTGTTCTCCACGACGGCCCACCACTGGATCCTGTTCTTCACCACGGCCGGCCGGGTCTACCGTGCCAAGGCGTACCACCTGCCCGAGGGCGGCCGTGACGCCCGCGGCGGCCACGTCGCCGGCCTGCTGGCGTTCCAGCCGGACGAGGAGATCGCCCAGGTCCTGGCCATCCGCGACTACGAGCAGGCGCCGTACCTGGTGCTCGCCACCAAGCGCGGCCTGGTCAAGAAGACCCGCCTCACGGACTACAACAGCCCGCGCCAGGCCGGCGTCATCGCGATCAACTTCCGCGACGAGGACGACGAGCTGGTCGGTGCCGAGCTGGTCTCGCCCGAGGACGACATCCTGCTGATCAGCCGCAAGGCGCAGTCGATCCGCTTCCGGGCCGACGACGAGCAGCTGCGTCCGATGGGCCGCGCGACGTCCGGCGTCACGGGCATGAAGTTCCGCGACGACGACTCGCTGCTGTCGATGACCGTCATCAAGGCGGGCGCCGACGAGGAGGGCAAGGACGACGAGAGCCAGCAGCTCTACGTCTTCACCGTCACCGATGGCGGCTTTGCCAAGAAGACGCGCATCGACGAGTACCGCGTCCAGGGACGTGGCGGTCTGGGCATCAAGGCCATGCAGATCACCGAGTCCCGTGGGGAGCTTGTGGGTGGATTGGTCCTGCGTGACGACGATGACGTCATCAGCGTGACCGAGCACGGCCAGATCACGCGAAGCCTCGTGTCCGGTGTTCCTGTGAAGGGACGTGGCACGATGGGAGTGAGTTTCGTGAAGTTCAAGGGGAACGATCGGGTCGTGACCATCGCGCGTAACACCGATCTGACCGTCGAGGACGCCGCGGAGCCGGCCGAGGAGTCGAACGTGAGTGGGGACGACAGTGACTGA
- a CDS encoding DUF3566 domain-containing protein → MTDQKPGDGQQNGTPHSGAQPNGVQNGAQPNGVQNGAKSNGTGPTVSARRPLSKAEYARTTKATPDATAVIPAVRDDQPAPDAKASAGDDRPTQTFKAVPREVPEKKPAPQPPKKADKPAAKQQPTAEPAESKKPAAGAAAAGAAGAAASAPTAPAPKAPTPPLVPRPGEKKTAPVTKTAPVAPSKPGTSSTTSTAAAADSGTTRSAQLKVKHIDPWSVTKMAFVVSVALMVVSVVAVTVFWLVMQITGVWGSLNDSVSNVLADDASGFDVTDYLGFGRVVGLTLLVSSLNVIFMSALATIAAHLYNLAAGILGGIEVTFGERR, encoded by the coding sequence GTGACTGACCAGAAGCCAGGCGACGGCCAGCAGAACGGCACGCCTCACAGCGGCGCCCAGCCGAACGGTGTCCAGAACGGCGCCCAGCCGAACGGTGTCCAGAACGGCGCCAAGTCGAACGGCACCGGTCCGACGGTGTCGGCACGGCGACCGCTGAGCAAGGCCGAGTACGCCCGCACGACGAAGGCGACGCCCGACGCGACGGCCGTGATCCCCGCGGTGCGCGATGACCAGCCCGCCCCCGACGCCAAGGCGTCGGCGGGTGACGACCGTCCGACCCAGACGTTCAAGGCCGTCCCGCGCGAGGTGCCGGAGAAGAAGCCGGCACCCCAGCCGCCGAAGAAGGCCGACAAGCCGGCTGCGAAGCAGCAGCCCACGGCTGAGCCGGCCGAATCGAAGAAGCCGGCCGCCGGTGCCGCTGCCGCGGGTGCTGCTGGTGCGGCCGCGAGCGCGCCCACCGCGCCCGCGCCGAAGGCGCCGACGCCGCCCCTGGTCCCCCGTCCGGGCGAGAAGAAGACCGCTCCGGTGACCAAGACGGCCCCGGTCGCCCCGAGCAAGCCGGGCACGTCCTCGACCACGTCGACGGCCGCGGCCGCCGATTCCGGCACGACGCGGTCGGCCCAGCTCAAGGTCAAGCACATCGATCCCTGGAGCGTCACCAAGATGGCGTTCGTCGTCTCGGTGGCCCTCATGGTCGTCAGCGTCGTCGCGGTGACGGTGTTCTGGCTCGTCATGCAGATCACCGGCGTGTGGGGCTCGCTGAACGACAGCGTCTCGAACGTGCTCGCCGACGACGCTTCGGGCTTCGACGTCACCGACTACCTCGGCTTCGGCCGGGTCGTGGGCCTGACGCTGCTGGTGTCGAGCCTCAACGTGATCTTCATGTCCGCCCTCGCGACGATCGCCGCCCATCTGTACAACCTCGCCGCCGGGATTCTGGGTGGAATCGAGGTCACGTTCGGCGAACGCCGCTGA
- a CDS encoding glycosyltransferase family 2 protein, producing the protein MTRPRISVVIPVHDDAVELGACLRLLARQTVAPHEVVVVDNASTDTSVEVAHAYGARVVTEPRLGIPVAAACGYDAATGDVIARLDADSRPERDWIAQVARAMANPEVDAVTGPGRFHDLPAVLRPPAALVYLGAYFVLTYLALAHVPLWGSSMAIRRTSWLRVRDEVHRFDDVHDDMDLSFVLGPESVIRYDRGLRVGVSARSLRGWPQLRRRMSRAVTTLRLNWAVRPPWTRWQDRIRAISAD; encoded by the coding sequence GTGACCCGGCCGCGCATCTCCGTCGTGATCCCGGTCCACGACGACGCCGTCGAGCTGGGCGCCTGCCTGCGCCTGCTGGCCCGCCAGACCGTGGCGCCCCACGAGGTCGTCGTCGTCGACAACGCCAGCACCGACACCTCGGTCGAGGTGGCGCACGCGTACGGCGCCCGGGTCGTGACCGAGCCCCGGCTCGGCATCCCGGTCGCCGCCGCGTGCGGCTACGACGCCGCCACCGGCGACGTCATCGCCCGGCTCGATGCAGACTCGCGCCCCGAGCGCGACTGGATCGCCCAGGTCGCCCGGGCGATGGCGAACCCCGAGGTCGACGCCGTCACCGGCCCAGGTCGGTTCCACGACCTGCCCGCCGTGCTGCGGCCACCCGCCGCGCTGGTCTATCTCGGCGCCTACTTCGTGCTGACCTACCTGGCGCTCGCGCACGTGCCGCTGTGGGGATCGAGCATGGCGATCCGGCGCACCAGCTGGCTGCGAGTCCGCGACGAGGTGCACCGGTTCGACGACGTCCACGACGACATGGACCTGTCCTTCGTCCTCGGCCCCGAGTCCGTGATCCGTTACGACCGCGGCCTGCGCGTGGGGGTCTCGGCGCGGTCCCTGCGAGGCTGGCCTCAGCTGCGCCGCCGGATGAGCCGCGCGGTCACGACACTGCGGCTGAACTGGGCCGTCCGCCCGCCGTGGACGCGCTGGCAGGACCGGATCCGCGCGATCAGCGCAGACTGA
- a CDS encoding prenyltransferase, which yields MSPLGQVLASSRPLSWVNTAFPFGAAYLLAGGGPDALFWLGCLWFLIPYNLLMYGINDVFDYESDLRNPRKGGVEGVVLDRRVHRLTIWAAVVSNVPFVVLFAAVGSVASNLVLAISIFAVVAYSAPVLRFKERPFLDSITSSTHFVSPAVFGLALADARGHEVEVGVTVLAALVGFFLWGVGSHAFGAVQDVTADRAADIGSIGTVLGARNTARFALAAYLLAGVCLLALPWPATLAALLVLPYAANVAPFLSVTDETCEQANAGWRRFLWLNFLTGFLVTQLLIWISLR from the coding sequence GTGAGTCCGCTCGGGCAGGTGCTGGCCTCGTCCCGTCCGCTCTCGTGGGTCAATACGGCCTTCCCGTTCGGCGCGGCCTACCTGCTGGCCGGGGGCGGGCCCGATGCGCTGTTCTGGCTGGGCTGCCTGTGGTTCCTCATCCCCTACAACCTGCTGATGTACGGGATCAACGACGTGTTCGACTACGAGTCGGACCTGCGCAACCCGCGCAAGGGCGGCGTCGAGGGCGTCGTCCTGGACCGACGCGTCCACCGCCTGACCATCTGGGCCGCCGTCGTCTCGAACGTGCCGTTCGTCGTGCTGTTCGCGGCCGTCGGATCGGTCGCGTCCAACCTCGTCCTGGCGATCAGCATCTTCGCCGTGGTGGCGTACTCGGCCCCGGTGCTGCGCTTCAAGGAGCGGCCCTTCCTGGACTCGATCACCTCCAGCACCCACTTCGTGAGCCCGGCCGTGTTCGGGCTGGCCCTGGCCGACGCCCGGGGCCACGAGGTCGAGGTCGGTGTCACCGTGCTGGCGGCGCTCGTCGGATTCTTCCTGTGGGGTGTCGGTTCGCACGCCTTCGGCGCCGTCCAGGACGTCACGGCCGACCGCGCGGCGGACATCGGATCGATCGGGACGGTGCTGGGCGCCCGCAACACCGCGCGGTTCGCGCTGGCGGCCTACCTGCTGGCGGGGGTGTGCCTGTTGGCGCTGCCGTGGCCCGCCACGCTGGCCGCGCTGCTGGTGCTGCCGTATGCCGCGAACGTCGCCCCGTTCCTGTCGGTCACCGACGAGACGTGCGAGCAGGCCAACGCGGGATGGCGCCGGTTCCTGTGGCTGAACTTCCTCACCGGCTTCCTGGTGACGCAGTTGCTGATCTGGATCAGTCTGCGCTGA
- a CDS encoding lycopene cyclase domain-containing protein → MTYLQLAGVFVALTLPVLAVAVITRRPDRRWWAVTGLTGLALCVLTAVFDSIMIAADLFRFDESSLVGIHVGLAPIEDFAWPIAATILVSSLTLLLDRDEEPA, encoded by the coding sequence ATGACCTACCTGCAACTCGCGGGCGTCTTCGTCGCGCTGACCCTGCCGGTCCTGGCCGTCGCCGTCATCACCCGGCGGCCCGACCGTCGCTGGTGGGCCGTGACCGGCCTGACCGGCCTGGCCCTGTGCGTGCTGACCGCCGTCTTCGACAGCATCATGATCGCGGCGGACCTGTTCCGGTTCGACGAGTCGTCCCTCGTCGGCATCCACGTGGGACTGGCGCCGATCGAGGACTTCGCGTGGCCGATCGCGGCGACGATCCTCGTGTCCTCGCTGACGCTGCTGCTCGACCGGGACGAGGAGCCGGCGTGA
- a CDS encoding lycopene cyclase domain-containing protein has protein sequence MSWLYLASVIGAGFCMGLVDHRWRLFAFRNARRAAIVLLAGFIFFLVWDLVALEIGVYGRGESPAMTGIELAPHLPLEELFFIVFLTYVTGVLHGLFTLLLRQRESVRR, from the coding sequence GTGAGCTGGCTCTACCTCGCCTCGGTGATCGGTGCGGGCTTCTGCATGGGTCTGGTCGACCACCGGTGGCGGCTCTTCGCGTTCCGCAACGCCCGTCGTGCCGCCATCGTCCTGCTCGCCGGCTTCATCTTCTTCCTCGTCTGGGACCTGGTGGCCCTCGAGATCGGCGTCTACGGCCGCGGCGAGTCGCCGGCGATGACCGGCATCGAGCTCGCGCCGCACCTGCCGCTGGAGGAGCTCTTCTTCATCGTCTTCCTCACCTACGTCACGGGCGTGCTGCACGGACTGTTCACCCTGCTGCTGCGCCAGCGTGAGTCGGTGCGCCGATGA